A genomic window from Blastococcus saxobsidens DD2 includes:
- a CDS encoding CynX/NimT family MFS transporter: MRPGTTAWERQRQRDAGGRARRRAGRPGPGPGNGHGDTSWAAVLSLMAAGVIGAAQIGKGSAALPVLQLEFGLSSSGAAWFLSVVSAIGAVAGALLGWLGQAVGFRRQVLLGLLAIVVANLGGAAAGSAAWLMAARVGEGLGFVLVVLAAPPLLSEVAGRGHRRLVVGVWGVYMPLGAGLATLLVPAAITLLSWRSAWLIDAGVTALVLLAVGRWVPSTPARRPQGTGGLLQAVRSPGVLCLAVVFGCYAGQYLAVVGLLPTMLVDGGLSLEAAGLVTGMVFLANVPANLLGAFLLHRGVGRWWLIVAGGGWVAVTVWAVHAPELPLPVRIGSVVAYSLLVGVVPSALFSGVVGMSAGTASAGAAVGLLMQGSSLGQLLGPPLVVAVGSTVSTWTGRPVALLFLAAGVVAGGLLYRQLERPLSP; the protein is encoded by the coding sequence GCCGCCGGGCCGGCCGGCCGGGGCCCGGGCCCGGGAACGGGCACGGGGACACCTCGTGGGCCGCCGTGCTCAGCCTCATGGCGGCCGGGGTCATCGGGGCCGCCCAGATCGGCAAGGGCTCGGCCGCGCTGCCGGTCCTGCAGCTGGAGTTCGGGCTCAGCTCCTCCGGCGCCGCCTGGTTCCTCTCCGTGGTGAGCGCGATCGGCGCCGTGGCCGGGGCGCTCCTCGGCTGGCTCGGCCAGGCGGTGGGCTTCCGGCGGCAGGTCCTGCTGGGGCTGCTCGCGATCGTGGTGGCGAACCTCGGCGGCGCTGCCGCCGGTTCCGCCGCGTGGCTGATGGCCGCACGCGTCGGTGAGGGGCTCGGGTTCGTGCTGGTCGTCCTGGCCGCCCCGCCGCTGCTCTCCGAGGTTGCCGGCCGCGGGCACCGCCGGCTCGTCGTGGGGGTGTGGGGCGTCTACATGCCCCTCGGCGCCGGTCTGGCCACGCTGCTGGTGCCCGCGGCGATCACGCTGCTGAGCTGGCGCAGCGCCTGGCTGATCGACGCCGGCGTGACGGCCCTGGTGCTCCTGGCGGTGGGCCGTTGGGTTCCCAGCACTCCGGCCCGGAGGCCGCAGGGGACGGGCGGGCTCCTCCAGGCGGTCCGGTCTCCGGGTGTGCTGTGCCTGGCCGTCGTCTTCGGGTGTTACGCCGGTCAGTACCTGGCCGTGGTGGGCCTGCTCCCCACCATGCTGGTGGACGGCGGGCTGTCCCTGGAGGCCGCCGGGCTCGTGACGGGCATGGTCTTCCTCGCCAACGTCCCGGCCAATCTGCTGGGGGCGTTCCTCCTGCACCGGGGGGTCGGCCGCTGGTGGCTGATCGTGGCCGGCGGGGGGTGGGTCGCGGTCACGGTGTGGGCGGTGCACGCCCCGGAGCTGCCGCTGCCGGTGCGCATCGGCTCGGTCGTGGCCTACTCCCTGCTCGTCGGCGTCGTGCCGTCCGCGCTGTTCAGCGGGGTGGTGGGGATGTCGGCCGGCACGGCTTCGGCGGGTGCGGCGGTCGGCCTGCTCATGCAGGGGTCGAGCCTGGGCCAGCTGCTCGGGCCGCCGCTGGTCGTGGCCGTCGGCTCCACCGTCTCCACGTGGACGGGGCGGCCGGTCGCACTGCTCTTCCTGGCGGCCGGAGTCGTCGCCGGCGGGTTGCTGTACCGGCAGCTCGAGCGGCCCCTGTCACCGTGA
- a CDS encoding GntR family transcriptional regulator, translating into MGAAARTSAEQALRAAISRGDLAPGHRLVEADLAALIGVNRSSVRAAIDALITEGLVERIPHRGARVRVVSTEEAVAITEVRMPLEGLLARKAAERITDAEIARLGAHVRTMAEAVDSGDLLKYSELIQQLHGMVHDAARHPIAAELVGRLQAQLVRHRFRLSLRPGRPRVSLAELTALVDAVADRDPARAEAAAVAHVRSVIDALTEPVPQTGDPA; encoded by the coding sequence GTGGGCGCAGCAGCACGAACCTCCGCGGAGCAGGCGCTCCGTGCGGCGATCTCGCGCGGGGATCTGGCCCCGGGGCACCGGCTCGTCGAGGCCGACCTGGCCGCACTCATCGGCGTGAACCGCAGCAGCGTCCGCGCGGCGATCGACGCACTGATCACCGAAGGCCTGGTCGAGCGGATCCCGCACCGGGGGGCGCGCGTCCGGGTGGTCTCCACCGAGGAAGCGGTCGCGATCACCGAGGTCCGCATGCCGCTCGAGGGCCTGCTCGCCCGCAAGGCCGCCGAACGGATCACCGATGCGGAGATCGCCCGGCTGGGCGCGCACGTGCGGACGATGGCCGAGGCGGTGGACTCCGGTGACCTGCTCAAGTACTCGGAGCTCATCCAGCAGCTGCACGGCATGGTCCACGACGCCGCCCGCCACCCCATCGCCGCGGAGCTGGTCGGCCGGTTGCAGGCCCAGCTCGTGCGCCACCGGTTCCGGCTCTCCCTGCGGCCCGGGCGACCGCGGGTGAGCCTGGCGGAGCTGACCGCCCTGGTCGACGCCGTCGCCGACCGCGACCCCGCCCGCGCCGAGGCGGCGGCCGTCGCCCACGTCCGCAGCGTCATCGACGCGCTCACCGAGCCCGTCCCGCAGACCGGAGATCCTGCATGA
- a CDS encoding 4-carboxy-4-hydroxy-2-oxoadipate aldolase/oxaloacetate decarboxylase — MRNVVVTDPPRADAGDAEQLGGFGVATVHEALGRVGYLGPEFRPAWPGARIGGTAVTVLCWPGDNLMIHVAVEQCRPGDVLVVATNSPSTDGLFGELFATALAQRGVCGVVLGSGVRDVAELREMGFPAWSRAVSAQGSVKATAGAVNVPIVLGGQPVHPGDVVVADDDGVMVVPRADVPRALAASQARLDKEAGARAAFQEGELGLDRYGLRGKLPDFGIEYVTYEKFAEEL, encoded by the coding sequence ATGAGGAACGTCGTCGTCACCGATCCGCCGCGCGCCGATGCAGGGGACGCCGAGCAGCTCGGCGGTTTCGGCGTCGCCACCGTGCACGAGGCACTGGGCCGGGTCGGCTACCTGGGCCCGGAGTTCCGCCCGGCCTGGCCGGGGGCGCGCATCGGCGGGACCGCCGTCACCGTGCTGTGCTGGCCGGGCGACAACCTGATGATCCACGTGGCCGTGGAGCAGTGCCGGCCGGGTGACGTGCTCGTCGTCGCGACGAACTCGCCGTCCACCGACGGGCTGTTCGGCGAGCTGTTCGCCACCGCCCTGGCGCAGCGCGGGGTCTGCGGCGTCGTCCTGGGCAGCGGTGTGCGTGATGTCGCCGAGCTGCGCGAGATGGGTTTCCCGGCCTGGTCCCGCGCGGTCAGCGCGCAGGGCTCGGTGAAGGCCACGGCGGGTGCGGTGAACGTGCCGATCGTGCTCGGCGGCCAGCCGGTCCACCCCGGCGACGTCGTGGTCGCCGACGACGACGGCGTCATGGTCGTGCCGCGCGCCGACGTGCCGCGGGCGCTGGCCGCGTCGCAGGCGCGGCTGGACAAGGAGGCCGGCGCCCGGGCGGCGTTCCAGGAGGGGGAGCTGGGGCTGGACCGCTACGGCCTGCGGGGGAAGCTGCCCGACTTCGGCATCGAGTACGTCACCTACGAGAAGTTCGCGGAGGAGCTGTGA
- a CDS encoding 4-oxalomesaconate tautomerase: MSYDGTGVRCTMLRGGTSRGLYLEARDLPAGTAERDDLLLRLMGTPDPRQIDGLGGATTLTSKVAVVSPSEAPDVDVDYLFLQLGVDEATVSERQNCGNILAGVGPFAVERGLVPAGDPETSVRIRMVNSDSVAVATFPTPEGRVEYRGDVEIAGVPGTAAPVVLAFTDTEGSATGSLLPTGHVRDTIEGVEATCVDNGMPVVLALAGSFGLTGYESHEELAADTALLQRVDAFRRKAAELMGMGDVSSASVPKTALLAPARDGGQVCTRSFIPVQPHSSIGVLGAVSVVTGMLLPDAVGHELTTDWPRDTSQVDVEHPTGHLLVDVVVDSSVAPPRVLRSGVVRTARKLFEGTAFPR, from the coding sequence GTGAGCTACGACGGGACCGGCGTCCGGTGCACGATGCTGCGCGGCGGCACCTCGCGCGGCCTCTACCTCGAGGCGCGCGACCTGCCGGCCGGCACGGCCGAGCGCGACGACCTGCTGCTGCGGCTCATGGGGACGCCCGACCCGCGGCAGATCGACGGGCTCGGCGGAGCGACGACGCTGACCAGCAAGGTGGCGGTCGTCTCGCCGTCCGAGGCCCCCGACGTCGACGTCGACTACCTGTTCCTGCAGCTCGGCGTGGACGAGGCGACCGTCAGCGAGCGACAGAACTGCGGCAACATCCTGGCCGGCGTCGGGCCGTTCGCGGTGGAGCGCGGTCTCGTGCCGGCCGGCGACCCGGAGACCAGCGTGCGGATCCGCATGGTCAACTCCGACAGCGTCGCCGTCGCCACCTTCCCGACGCCCGAGGGCCGCGTGGAGTACCGCGGCGACGTGGAGATCGCCGGCGTGCCGGGAACCGCCGCCCCGGTCGTGCTCGCCTTCACCGACACCGAGGGCTCCGCCACCGGGAGCCTGCTGCCGACCGGGCACGTGCGCGACACGATCGAGGGCGTCGAGGCGACGTGCGTCGACAACGGCATGCCGGTCGTCCTCGCGCTCGCCGGGTCGTTCGGGCTGACCGGCTACGAGTCGCACGAGGAGCTCGCCGCCGACACCGCGCTGCTGCAGCGGGTCGACGCGTTCCGCCGCAAGGCCGCCGAGCTGATGGGCATGGGGGACGTCTCGTCGGCGTCGGTGCCGAAGACGGCGCTGCTCGCGCCCGCGCGCGACGGCGGCCAGGTGTGCACCCGGTCGTTCATCCCGGTGCAGCCGCACAGCTCGATCGGCGTGCTCGGCGCCGTCAGCGTCGTGACCGGGATGCTGCTGCCGGACGCGGTCGGGCACGAGCTGACCACCGACTGGCCGCGGGACACCTCGCAGGTCGACGTCGAGCACCCGACCGGCCACCTGCTGGTCGACGTCGTCGTCGACAGCTCCGTGGCACCGCCCCGCGTCCTCCGCTCGGGGGTCGTCCGCACCGCCCGCAAGCTCTTCGAGGGGACCGCCTTCCCCCGCTAG
- a CDS encoding VOC family protein, with protein MPPLHDIAHLAHVELLTDKPEECLDFYVRYLGMTENGSAGNSVFLRAWDDYENTTIKLTAAPRPGVGRTNFRASTPEALQRRVEAIEQTGQGVGWQDGDPGYGPVYVFTDPDGHEMGVYYETEWYRPEGALKPALKNQAQAYPGRGVSVRRIDHINYLGVTPVENRDFFVDTLGAMITEQIVLDDGSVAGTWTTFTNKGYDVVWTKDNTGTAGRLHHLSFAVDSRDDIIRAADLALEHGVHIETGPHKHTIQQSFFLYVWDPAGNRIELDNPAARLVFAPDWQPIDWSEAERAKGQAWGLKTIETFHTHGTPPVTPTGVDGDAPVGSEGQAS; from the coding sequence GTGCCACCCCTGCACGACATCGCGCATCTGGCCCACGTCGAACTGCTGACCGACAAGCCCGAGGAGTGTCTCGACTTCTACGTCCGCTATCTCGGGATGACCGAGAACGGCTCGGCAGGGAACTCGGTGTTCCTGCGCGCCTGGGACGACTACGAGAACACCACCATCAAGCTCACCGCGGCTCCGCGGCCCGGGGTGGGCCGGACCAACTTCCGGGCGAGCACCCCCGAGGCGCTGCAGCGGCGGGTCGAGGCCATCGAGCAGACCGGGCAGGGCGTGGGCTGGCAGGACGGGGACCCCGGCTACGGGCCGGTCTACGTCTTCACCGACCCGGACGGCCACGAGATGGGCGTCTACTACGAGACCGAGTGGTACCGGCCCGAGGGCGCGCTCAAGCCGGCGCTGAAGAACCAGGCGCAGGCCTACCCCGGCCGCGGGGTCAGCGTGCGGCGGATCGACCACATCAACTACCTGGGCGTCACCCCGGTGGAGAACCGCGACTTCTTCGTGGACACCCTGGGCGCGATGATCACCGAGCAGATCGTGCTGGACGACGGCTCGGTCGCCGGCACCTGGACGACGTTCACGAACAAGGGCTACGACGTCGTCTGGACCAAGGACAACACCGGCACCGCGGGCCGGCTGCACCACCTGTCGTTCGCCGTCGACAGCCGGGACGACATCATCCGGGCCGCCGACCTGGCGCTGGAGCACGGTGTCCACATCGAGACCGGACCGCACAAGCACACCATCCAGCAGAGCTTCTTCCTCTACGTCTGGGATCCGGCCGGCAACCGGATCGAGCTGGACAACCCTGCCGCCCGGCTGGTCTTCGCCCCCGACTGGCAGCCGATCGACTGGTCCGAGGCCGAGCGCGCCAAGGGCCAGGCGTGGGGCCTGAAGACGATCGAGACCTTCCACACCCACGGGACGCCGCCGGTGACGCCCACGGGGGTGGACGGCGACGCCCCGGTCGGGTCCGAGGGCCAGGCCTCGTGA
- a CDS encoding DUF1932 domain-containing protein, translating into MTVAVAVLGLGEAGSEIARDLVAAGADVRGYDPLGLAVDGVRQRGSEAEAVADADVVLSVNSSHDAVTALGNALPALRPGTLWADLNTASPGVKVALAERAAPHDVPVVDVALMSPVPGKGLRTPMLVSGDGAARFREVFAGLGADVTVQEGPAGTAISRKLLRSVFYKGLAAAVVEALRGAETAGCADWLRGNIAAELAGFDERTVDRLVDGTHTHARRRADEMTAATEQLQELGVPARVASAARDLLAELRDAAAAGQVGTAAVAARGAEHR; encoded by the coding sequence GTGACGGTCGCCGTCGCCGTCCTGGGGCTCGGCGAGGCGGGATCGGAGATCGCCCGCGACCTGGTGGCCGCGGGAGCCGACGTCCGGGGGTACGACCCGCTGGGCCTCGCCGTGGACGGCGTACGGCAGCGGGGCTCCGAGGCCGAGGCGGTCGCCGACGCCGACGTCGTGCTGAGCGTCAACAGCTCCCACGACGCCGTGACGGCACTGGGCAACGCGCTGCCCGCGTTGCGCCCGGGCACGTTGTGGGCCGACCTCAACACCGCGAGCCCCGGCGTCAAGGTGGCACTGGCGGAGCGCGCCGCACCGCACGACGTCCCGGTGGTCGACGTCGCCCTCATGTCGCCGGTGCCGGGCAAGGGCCTGCGTACGCCGATGCTCGTCTCCGGGGACGGGGCGGCCCGCTTCCGCGAGGTGTTCGCCGGCCTGGGGGCCGACGTCACCGTCCAGGAGGGGCCGGCCGGGACGGCGATCTCCCGCAAGCTGCTGCGCAGCGTCTTCTACAAGGGCCTGGCCGCCGCCGTCGTGGAGGCGCTGCGCGGGGCCGAGACCGCGGGCTGCGCGGACTGGCTGCGCGGCAACATCGCCGCCGAGCTGGCCGGCTTCGACGAGCGGACCGTCGACCGGCTCGTGGACGGCACCCACACCCACGCCCGGAGGCGGGCCGACGAGATGACCGCGGCGACCGAGCAGTTGCAGGAGCTGGGGGTGCCCGCTCGCGTGGCCTCAGCCGCGCGCGATCTCCTGGCCGAGCTGCGCGATGCCGCGGCCGCCGGGCAGGTGGGGACCGCCGCGGTGGCCGCCCGGGGAGCGGAGCACCGGTGA
- a CDS encoding amidohydrolase family protein, with translation MIIDCHGHYTTAPAAHTAWREQQVAAWQAGTTPPAYPSISDDEIRETIEAGQLRLMDERGIDVTLFSPRASAMAHHVGDAAVSLEWARRCNDLIDRVATLFPDRFVGVAQLPQSPGADLTGSIAELRRCVEELGFVGCNLNPDPSGGHWTSPVLTDRSWYPFYEAMVELDVPAMVHVSASATPAFHATGAYYINADTTAFMQLLQGSLFSDLPGLRLVVPHGGGAVPYHWGRYRGLADMLEQPPVETTVMGNVFFDTCVYHQPGIDLLLEVIDTRNILFGSEMVGAVRGIDPRTGHHFDDTRRYVEASALDEEGRAAVFEGNVRRVYPRLGAALARAGR, from the coding sequence GTGATCATCGACTGCCACGGGCACTACACCACGGCCCCGGCGGCGCACACCGCCTGGCGGGAGCAGCAGGTCGCGGCGTGGCAGGCCGGGACGACCCCGCCGGCGTACCCCTCGATCAGCGACGACGAGATCCGCGAGACGATCGAGGCCGGTCAGTTGCGGCTGATGGACGAGCGGGGCATCGACGTCACCCTCTTCTCACCCCGGGCCTCGGCGATGGCGCACCACGTCGGCGACGCCGCGGTGAGCCTGGAGTGGGCCCGCCGGTGCAACGACCTGATCGACCGCGTCGCCACGCTGTTCCCCGACCGCTTCGTGGGGGTCGCGCAGCTGCCCCAGTCGCCGGGTGCGGACCTCACCGGTTCCATCGCCGAGCTGCGCCGCTGCGTCGAGGAGCTCGGGTTCGTGGGGTGCAACCTCAACCCCGACCCCAGCGGCGGCCACTGGACCTCACCGGTGCTGACCGACCGGAGCTGGTACCCGTTCTACGAGGCGATGGTCGAGCTGGACGTGCCGGCGATGGTGCACGTGTCGGCGTCGGCGACCCCGGCGTTCCACGCCACCGGCGCCTACTACATCAACGCCGACACCACCGCGTTCATGCAGCTGCTGCAGGGCAGCCTCTTCAGCGACCTGCCCGGCCTGCGCCTGGTGGTCCCGCACGGTGGGGGAGCGGTGCCGTACCACTGGGGGCGCTACCGGGGGCTGGCCGACATGCTGGAGCAGCCGCCGGTGGAGACCACCGTCATGGGCAACGTCTTCTTCGACACCTGCGTCTACCACCAGCCCGGGATCGACCTGCTGCTGGAGGTCATCGACACCCGGAACATCCTGTTCGGCTCGGAGATGGTGGGCGCGGTGCGGGGGATCGATCCGCGCACCGGCCACCACTTCGACGACACCCGCCGCTACGTCGAGGCCTCGGCGCTGGACGAGGAGGGGCGCGCGGCGGTCTTCGAGGGCAACGTCCGCCGGGTGTACCCGCGGCTGGGTGCGGCTCTGGCGCGTGCCGGGCGGTGA
- a CDS encoding antibiotic biosynthesis monooxygenase family protein, with protein MAQLHARSTSIQGDPRSVDEATTYVRDHAMPALERVDGCLGLSMLVDPGTGRCIVTTSWRDEAAMRSSEEHVRASAERTAEILGGRPELEEWEVAAMHRVHEAHHGSWSRVTWLRTEPASVDRAVDAVRLSLMPKLDDLPGFCSVSVLVRRADGLSVAAVSYDSREQLEQASEGAREFREEFAPTMGIRTAGTGEFGVAIAHLRVPETS; from the coding sequence GTGGCTCAGCTGCATGCCCGATCGACCAGCATCCAGGGCGACCCCCGGTCGGTGGACGAGGCGACCACCTACGTCCGCGACCACGCCATGCCCGCGCTCGAACGGGTGGACGGCTGCCTCGGCCTGTCGATGCTCGTCGATCCCGGCACCGGCCGGTGCATCGTCACCACCTCCTGGCGGGACGAGGCGGCGATGCGCTCGAGCGAGGAGCACGTGCGAGCCTCCGCGGAGCGCACCGCCGAGATCCTCGGCGGCCGCCCGGAGCTCGAGGAGTGGGAGGTCGCCGCGATGCACCGGGTGCACGAGGCCCACCACGGGTCGTGGTCGCGCGTCACCTGGCTGCGCACCGAGCCGGCCTCGGTCGACCGCGCCGTGGACGCCGTGCGGCTGTCCCTGATGCCGAAGCTGGACGACCTGCCCGGCTTCTGCAGCGTGAGCGTGCTGGTCCGCCGCGCCGACGGGCTCAGCGTGGCCGCGGTCTCCTACGACAGCCGGGAACAGCTGGAGCAGGCGAGCGAGGGCGCGCGCGAGTTCCGGGAGGAGTTCGCGCCCACCATGGGCATCCGGACGGCCGGCACCGGCGAGTTCGGCGTCGCGATCGCGCACCTGCGGGTCCCCGAGACCAGCTGA